The following are encoded together in the Acidobacteriota bacterium genome:
- a CDS encoding HAD-IB family phosphatase, translating to MSRFELIAFDIDGTLVHGPNGFTVWEVLNDHFTGVPEVNRERYARYKRGELSYAEWVALDIEGWRDAGATRETIVGALSPLRLIDGATETLQKLKADGCLLFAVTGTLDLMLETLFPDHPFDEVYANHIGFNDDGTIGHWRATPFDMDGKAKLLRALAMRHGVPLARTAFVGDSSNDVWIAREAGFTVAFNPASDELVEIADVEVRSEDARDLLPHLTGSS from the coding sequence ATGTCGCGATTCGAACTGATCGCTTTCGATATTGACGGAACACTTGTACACGGACCCAACGGGTTTACGGTGTGGGAAGTACTCAACGATCACTTCACCGGTGTACCGGAAGTCAATCGCGAGCGCTACGCGCGCTACAAGCGCGGTGAACTGTCTTACGCCGAGTGGGTTGCACTGGACATCGAAGGCTGGCGAGACGCGGGCGCGACACGCGAGACGATCGTCGGCGCCCTGAGTCCTCTCCGGCTCATCGACGGTGCGACCGAGACGCTACAGAAGCTGAAAGCCGATGGCTGCCTTCTCTTTGCGGTTACCGGAACCCTGGATCTGATGTTAGAGACCCTGTTTCCCGATCATCCTTTCGACGAGGTCTACGCCAATCACATCGGGTTCAACGACGACGGCACGATCGGTCACTGGCGTGCGACACCCTTCGACATGGACGGAAAAGCGAAACTCCTACGCGCACTGGCGATGCGTCACGGGGTGCCCCTGGCCCGGACCGCTTTCGTCGGCGACAGTTCGAACGACGTATGGATTGCCCGCGAGGCGGGATTCACCGTTGCGTTCAATCCCGCGTCCGACGAACTCGTTGAGATCGCCGACGTCGAGGTTCGCTCCGAGGACGCTCGCGATCTATTGCCCCACCTGACCGGGTCGTCTTGA
- the mutM gene encoding bifunctional DNA-formamidopyrimidine glycosylase/DNA-(apurinic or apyrimidinic site) lyase: MPELPEVETVARQLSARVEGRVIRRLTILDDLLRRETPPPLAGAVISSVFRAGKQVIFELTHDRRPQWWLAVHLRMTGRLLVHENPRVSIPHLRARFRLDQGSLLFVDTRRFGTFGWRERHEDILPNAVEPLSRRLTPRRFRQLIGNSRSPIKTWLLRQDRLVGLGNIYASEILHEAHIAPQRHACDLDDEEIANLTRATKKILRRAIRNCGTTFSDFQDADGVEGSYQNYLFVYGRDGEGCRRCDGTIEREVQQQRSTFYCRRCQH, translated from the coding sequence ATGCCGGAACTTCCCGAGGTCGAGACTGTCGCACGTCAGCTGAGCGCCCGCGTCGAGGGACGTGTGATTCGGCGGTTGACGATTCTTGACGACCTGCTCCGGCGAGAAACGCCCCCGCCGCTGGCGGGCGCGGTGATTTCCAGTGTATTTCGGGCCGGAAAGCAGGTCATCTTCGAGCTGACACACGACCGACGACCGCAGTGGTGGCTGGCGGTGCATCTTCGGATGACCGGGCGGCTCCTGGTCCACGAGAATCCCCGTGTGTCGATACCTCACCTGCGAGCCCGCTTTCGATTGGATCAAGGCTCACTTCTATTTGTTGACACGCGACGCTTCGGTACCTTCGGCTGGCGGGAGCGTCATGAAGATATCCTTCCCAACGCGGTAGAACCCCTCTCTCGCCGCCTGACGCCGCGACGGTTCCGTCAACTGATCGGGAACAGTCGTTCACCCATCAAGACCTGGCTGCTGCGGCAGGACCGCCTCGTGGGTCTCGGGAACATCTACGCCTCGGAGATTCTTCACGAGGCTCACATCGCGCCCCAGCGTCATGCGTGCGATCTCGACGACGAAGAGATCGCAAACCTGACCCGCGCGACAAAGAAGATTCTCCGTCGTGCGATTCGAAATTGTGGGACGACCTTTTCAGACTTTCAAGATGCGGACGGCGTCGAGGGCTCGTATCAGAACTACCTCTTCGTGTATGGGCGGGACGGAGAAGGTTGTCGACGTTGCGACGGAACCATCGAACGTGAGGTTCAGCAGCAGCGAAGCACCTTCTACTGCCGTCGGTGTCAGCACTAA
- a CDS encoding pyridoxal phosphate-dependent aminotransferase codes for MPKFPFTSHAVGHIAGNVYSALAHKLAGFSGEVYPLHVGDTWLEPAIGCRMEDLTVDRYPGMHRYAPPQGRRDLLEAVAERTARRSGLAVTPENLLISAGATGGLGAVAGALLQPGDDVLVLTPYWPLIVGILRCYGARPVPVDLLTDGEAEEIRGRLDAARTDACSAIYLSTPNNPSGRVIPAAWIEAIVDWAAEHDLWVFSDEVYEDYVYEGEHAPARPFSPERTFSVHSFSKAFGMAGNRCGYVVGPSERMADLCKVSTHAFYSTPTASQIAAVQVLDGRGDDWLADVRPRYRQAGKDAADQLGLAAPQGSTFLFMDVADQLDERGLIGFLEDCADEGLFLAPGPSFGPHPTHIRICFTAARPEVVGRGVRLLARRLGR; via the coding sequence ATGCCGAAATTCCCATTCACATCACACGCGGTCGGGCACATCGCGGGCAACGTCTATTCCGCGTTGGCCCACAAACTTGCCGGCTTTTCGGGCGAGGTCTACCCGCTCCATGTCGGTGACACATGGCTGGAACCGGCGATCGGGTGTCGGATGGAGGATCTGACGGTTGACCGCTACCCCGGGATGCATCGCTACGCGCCACCCCAGGGACGGCGTGACCTTCTGGAGGCCGTCGCCGAGCGGACGGCGCGGCGCAGCGGCCTGGCGGTCACCCCCGAGAACCTCCTGATCAGCGCCGGCGCGACCGGCGGCCTGGGCGCCGTGGCCGGCGCGCTCCTTCAGCCCGGCGACGACGTCCTGGTCCTCACCCCCTACTGGCCGCTGATCGTCGGTATCCTCCGTTGCTACGGGGCCCGGCCCGTGCCCGTCGACCTACTGACCGACGGCGAGGCCGAGGAGATCAGAGGTCGGCTGGATGCCGCCCGGACCGACGCCTGCTCTGCGATCTATCTGAGCACTCCCAACAACCCCAGCGGACGGGTCATCCCGGCCGCCTGGATCGAGGCAATCGTGGATTGGGCAGCGGAGCACGACCTGTGGGTCTTCTCCGACGAGGTCTACGAGGACTACGTGTATGAGGGCGAACATGCACCCGCCCGCCCGTTCTCGCCGGAACGCACGTTCTCCGTTCATTCGTTCTCGAAGGCCTTTGGCATGGCCGGCAACCGGTGTGGCTACGTGGTCGGTCCGTCCGAGCGGATGGCCGATCTCTGCAAGGTCAGCACCCACGCGTTCTACAGCACGCCGACCGCCAGTCAGATCGCCGCCGTCCAGGTTCTCGACGGGCGGGGCGACGACTGGCTTGCCGATGTTCGCCCCCGCTACCGTCAGGCCGGGAAAGATGCCGCCGACCAGCTGGGGCTGGCCGCTCCCCAGGGGAGCACCTTTCTCTTCATGGACGTCGCCGACCAACTCGATGAGCGCGGCCTGATCGGGTTCCTCGAGGACTGCGCCGACGAGGGTCTGTTTCTTGCGCCGGGACCGAGCTTCGGCCCCCATCCGACCCACATCAGGATCTGCTTCACGGCGGCCCGGCCCGAGGTTGTCGGTCGTGGCGTCCGCCTTCTCGCCCGGCGTCTCGGTCGCTGA
- the sfsA gene encoding DNA/RNA nuclease SfsA, protein MELGTIISPSEPDLIDATFVDREKRFTVHARLDDGTVVATHLADSGRLTGLLNPGGRLRLRPAAPESKRKTAFTCCLVHAPRADCWVSVEAARANRHAAVLLEAHQLPWLKAPLTFRREVPHGNHRFDFLVTDAEGPCWVEVKSVSWVEDGEGLFPDAPTLRGVRHLRALADLARSGERTALLFVVQRKDARRVSAAADIDPAFAEALDAVAKVGTHVDACLLEPRSDGSVRWRRRIPVVTRTTTE, encoded by the coding sequence ATGGAACTCGGGACGATCATCTCCCCCAGTGAACCGGATCTTATCGACGCGACATTCGTCGATCGAGAGAAGCGGTTCACGGTTCATGCCCGTCTCGACGATGGGACGGTCGTGGCGACCCATCTGGCTGATTCCGGACGCCTCACCGGGTTGCTGAACCCGGGAGGACGGCTTCGACTCCGACCTGCCGCCCCCGAGAGCAAACGCAAGACCGCGTTTACCTGCTGCCTGGTCCATGCCCCGCGCGCTGACTGCTGGGTGTCCGTCGAAGCGGCACGCGCTAATCGTCACGCCGCCGTTCTTCTCGAGGCGCACCAGCTGCCCTGGCTGAAAGCCCCGCTAACCTTTCGACGCGAGGTCCCGCACGGGAATCATCGGTTCGACTTTCTCGTCACGGACGCGGAGGGCCCGTGCTGGGTCGAGGTCAAGTCGGTGAGCTGGGTCGAGGACGGAGAGGGCCTCTTCCCCGATGCACCGACACTACGCGGCGTCCGCCACCTGCGCGCGCTGGCCGACCTCGCGCGGAGCGGAGAACGAACGGCGTTGTTGTTCGTGGTTCAGCGCAAGGACGCACGGAGAGTCTCCGCCGCCGCCGACATCGATCCGGCATTTGCCGAGGCCCTGGATGCAGTCGCGAAGGTCGGCACCCATGTCGATGCCTGCCTGCTTGAACCTCGCTCCGATGGGAGCGTGCGCTGGCGACGCCGAATCCCGGTCGTCACGAGGACGACGACAGAGTAG
- a CDS encoding UvrD-helicase domain-containing protein, translating into MAKAPLTDATARGRAATDMNSNLVVLAGAGTGKTSLLIERILNAIGTGILALDQMAAVTFTDKASAEMRERLGSGLESLYAVTRGDAPPDSGSEAGRAWAYLSQHHETSDIKQRIVDALDSLETAQITTIHGFCSEILRSHPREAGVDPDFIIDKGEHGQRLFEERWRRFLGEQLQSDHSANRKWTGLLDRLSLKDITSIARVLASFSMDEDSGAQTGGSQQGFLRDLATRPADAIDTLLKGQPEFTAKTREYSGRVALLLRAYVDEGAAGLNSVIGTDREAFETLMGRSITPGVKVTDQESEAIQEAFKSGKRVLKALGKIDNDTVATLTELLHSFGVQFRQAMLRSGYVTFDGLLRLTRDLLRQYPAIRDNYKRRYRMLLVDEFQDTDPLQYEIVFYLTGVVGSTERDAYAEDLTAGRLFIVGDSKQSIYRFRGADFDAFRRAVLHIESCGGQTLDLISNFRSDAAILAGINDLLDSPLSGWNADSRQPDYVRLGATREGSEERPIEIWTLAGAAGKHADERRAIEGQILAQGIQETVQDGTFGYEDCIVILRAMTSLPLYVRPLRAAGIPFVVDGGKQFLERAEVVQFLSVLRTVACPGDQAALVAYLRSPGGGVDDTELTRFADGGGRWVWSAQHPDPKQYPTLARRFEELRTLSREMSDLTPGLAIHHALESSRLLILHGAGFEGPQRVANLRKVATTVADRVADGRFDLAEILDAIHAGRIGDLDTEAPLSDDATSGVRIMTVHKVKGLEGSVVFVPDLARESMDNRAPSWNARVVSGGDESSHAAVRGTTICNENAAAQELLDIEHGRAEGLRVLYVALTRAAHRLVIMNPPGKAKNDWQRALAAWGYDVESPPTNDGTLDHPAVRHRSVTGGDVEPQVTRDDTPLDSGSVDRWEQAAKLIRDSSTCGFHAPSDHDAPETIAPMGDGPHEANDSSDVGRALGTTLHLALETWDLNDASLLACARRIAETQAVAYAVDPTSLVSSAEALVSAFLSSDLAGRLRNAEIVGREVPLLLRDDDGRRWRGSIDLLYRDARDGHGGIVVADFKTDLDTDPDRLRDRYSKQLAVYARAVKMALQLPSLPPCEIWALRSGERVNAAAAD; encoded by the coding sequence ATGGCTAAGGCGCCGTTGACCGACGCGACGGCCCGAGGGCGGGCCGCCACGGATATGAACTCGAACCTGGTCGTGCTGGCAGGTGCCGGTACCGGCAAGACCAGCCTGCTCATCGAGCGAATTCTCAACGCTATCGGCACCGGGATCCTGGCGTTGGATCAGATGGCCGCCGTGACGTTCACGGACAAGGCCAGCGCCGAGATGCGCGAGCGTCTGGGTAGCGGGCTCGAATCGCTCTACGCCGTCACCCGTGGCGATGCGCCACCGGACTCGGGGTCAGAAGCCGGTCGTGCGTGGGCTTACCTCTCACAACATCACGAGACGTCAGACATCAAGCAGAGGATCGTGGACGCACTGGATTCGCTGGAGACGGCCCAGATCACCACAATTCATGGCTTCTGCAGCGAGATCCTCCGTTCCCATCCACGAGAGGCGGGGGTCGACCCGGATTTCATCATCGACAAGGGCGAGCACGGTCAGCGGTTGTTCGAGGAGCGTTGGCGTCGGTTCCTCGGCGAGCAACTCCAATCGGATCATTCGGCAAACAGGAAGTGGACCGGACTGCTGGATCGACTATCGCTGAAAGACATCACCTCCATCGCGCGAGTTCTGGCGTCGTTTTCGATGGACGAAGACTCCGGCGCGCAAACGGGCGGGTCTCAGCAGGGGTTCCTGCGCGATCTGGCCACGCGTCCGGCCGATGCCATCGACACGCTCCTCAAGGGCCAACCGGAGTTCACGGCCAAGACCCGCGAGTACTCCGGCCGCGTTGCGTTGCTACTCCGTGCGTACGTCGACGAGGGTGCCGCGGGACTGAACAGCGTGATCGGAACCGACCGCGAAGCATTCGAGACGCTGATGGGACGGTCCATCACGCCGGGCGTCAAGGTCACCGATCAAGAGAGTGAAGCAATCCAGGAGGCCTTCAAGAGCGGCAAGCGTGTACTGAAGGCCCTGGGAAAGATCGACAACGATACGGTCGCCACACTGACCGAGCTGCTTCACTCATTCGGAGTGCAGTTTCGCCAAGCCATGCTCCGAAGCGGCTATGTGACGTTCGATGGCCTCCTCCGTCTGACCAGAGACCTATTGCGCCAATACCCCGCGATTCGCGACAACTATAAACGTCGCTATCGCATGCTGTTGGTCGACGAGTTCCAGGACACGGACCCACTGCAGTACGAGATCGTGTTCTATCTGACCGGCGTCGTAGGCTCGACCGAGCGGGACGCGTACGCAGAAGATCTCACGGCGGGACGACTGTTCATCGTCGGAGACTCCAAGCAGTCGATCTACCGATTCCGCGGAGCGGACTTCGATGCGTTCCGGCGCGCGGTGCTTCACATCGAGTCCTGCGGCGGGCAGACCCTCGACCTGATCAGCAATTTCAGGAGTGACGCCGCGATCCTTGCGGGGATCAACGACCTGCTGGACTCCCCTCTCTCCGGCTGGAACGCCGATAGTCGTCAGCCGGACTATGTCCGTCTTGGCGCCACCAGAGAGGGCAGCGAAGAGCGCCCGATCGAGATCTGGACGCTCGCCGGTGCGGCGGGGAAGCACGCCGATGAGCGACGCGCGATCGAGGGGCAGATCCTCGCCCAGGGAATTCAGGAGACCGTCCAGGACGGAACATTCGGCTACGAAGACTGCATCGTGATCCTACGAGCGATGACGTCCCTCCCGCTTTATGTCCGCCCACTCAGGGCTGCAGGGATTCCCTTTGTCGTCGACGGAGGTAAGCAGTTCCTTGAACGCGCCGAGGTCGTTCAATTCTTGTCGGTGCTCCGGACCGTCGCGTGTCCCGGCGATCAGGCGGCCCTGGTGGCCTATCTGCGGTCGCCTGGCGGCGGTGTCGACGACACCGAGTTGACGCGGTTCGCAGACGGCGGCGGTCGCTGGGTCTGGTCCGCTCAACACCCCGACCCCAAGCAGTACCCGACGCTGGCGCGACGCTTCGAAGAGTTGCGAACGCTCTCTCGCGAGATGTCCGACCTGACACCGGGCCTGGCGATCCATCACGCGCTTGAGTCCAGTCGTCTCCTGATCCTCCATGGCGCCGGGTTCGAGGGCCCACAGCGGGTCGCGAATCTGCGGAAGGTCGCGACGACCGTGGCGGACCGCGTCGCCGACGGGCGATTCGATCTGGCGGAGATTCTCGACGCCATCCATGCGGGACGTATCGGAGACCTCGATACCGAGGCCCCTCTGTCGGACGATGCGACGAGCGGCGTTCGAATCATGACCGTCCACAAGGTCAAGGGCCTCGAGGGTTCGGTTGTGTTCGTTCCGGACCTCGCACGCGAGTCGATGGACAACCGAGCGCCAAGCTGGAACGCACGGGTCGTGAGCGGCGGCGACGAGTCCTCCCACGCTGCCGTCCGTGGAACGACGATCTGCAACGAAAACGCCGCCGCACAGGAACTCCTCGATATTGAGCACGGACGCGCAGAGGGTCTGCGAGTCCTCTACGTCGCGCTGACCCGCGCTGCCCACCGTCTCGTCATCATGAATCCTCCAGGAAAGGCCAAGAACGACTGGCAACGCGCTCTGGCCGCGTGGGGCTACGATGTCGAATCGCCCCCCACGAACGACGGCACGTTGGATCATCCTGCCGTTCGACACCGATCGGTCACCGGCGGCGACGTCGAGCCACAGGTCACACGGGATGACACCCCTCTCGACAGTGGCTCGGTGGATCGCTGGGAGCAGGCCGCGAAACTCATCCGTGATTCGTCGACCTGCGGCTTTCACGCTCCGAGCGACCACGACGCTCCCGAGACGATCGCACCGATGGGCGATGGTCCACACGAGGCGAACGACTCATCCGACGTTGGACGAGCCCTCGGCACGACGCTTCATCTAGCCCTGGAGACATGGGACCTGAACGATGCCTCGCTGCTCGCCTGCGCGCGACGAATCGCTGAAACGCAGGCTGTGGCGTACGCGGTCGACCCGACATCGCTTGTGAGCTCGGCTGAAGCACTTGTAAGTGCGTTCCTGTCTTCGGATCTGGCAGGACGACTTCGAAACGCTGAGATCGTGGGCCGAGAAGTGCCGTTACTTCTACGGGACGATGATGGAAGACGCTGGCGTGGATCCATCGATCTGCTTTATCGCGACGCGCGCGACGGGCACGGCGGAATTGTGGTCGCCGACTTCAAGACCGACCTGGACACCGACCCGGATCGCCTGCGGGATCGCTATTCGAAACAGCTGGCGGTCTACGCCCGTGCCGTCAAAATGGCCCTGCAACTTCCGAGCTTGCCTCCGTGCGAGATCTGGGCATTGCGCAGTGGCGAGCGGGTCAACGCGGCCGCGGCCGACTAG
- a CDS encoding PD-(D/E)XK nuclease family protein: MKLHQHHDPLGLEQRLLDRLVSLRDEGSGPLLIIVPTRQLCDHLSRRLLERSPAWLGVEIEPVGALVCNILAGEGLDRRETLAESQLEMLAERHLRSTGSRDEWSAFLRRRPRALRRMMAALKDLREADVPAADVRASATTESENSLATWYDWYRETIAEQEQAGRLDGAASVQSATSLARGWAERYTSILIHGAYDWIGINLKLFQQLSLGAAVELFLPFTPGLAATTTAETFWARFGETSLGDIQVSEPPPTDDPRYDLAILFDEDTDATGTYPVAIEMLDCQGPRAEVETAIGLMQAAILDGVSVDEVVLVARGIDAYAPSLEAILTEQEIPFSSTHRDTLARVPWVRELLTLIRVVREDFPRATTIELLQSRHIDLSSLCGGAALPGAIAVEAWSRENGVVGGRDGWEEALASSPDDKRPERLLEFIEAVHGAIEPNRDRRWAEWVELFRRVVAPVGQDSWNTVLEEMAGLAALLKDEVVGFGAATQWLEQAVERTEYQPFGARDGLRILDLQQLRGQTADVVIGIGFHAGQFPASVREDPILGEDLRQRLQHQGHPISLRNESGLEERQLLVALVGAARRRLILIRQRANDAGQTVAPSSYARQLDRLQSVPMLASRVPSHPRHALEHAVSTRQILDPNGLWLLRAFRSRNREDDRERLCSAPEWSDGMRMIEQTEDFSGDAGIFDARVKPRVTEELSVSAFELLGKCPLQYWFRHVLGVRALDESPLFDSLSHRTMGSAVHALLQQCQPILFKERPDVDRNRVEAVIDRHWPDTVGALGRRLARELPALWKWEEQRWRRAIVDFVCGDLARMAVDKWQTIEVEQPLEFTLSVGDRTVTLLGRLDRILTGRGEDGGTTTLIGDYKTSRSVKDLVSPSKILRAEHLQSALYWRGVEGAPVEMLAISPDVKPGPRDAIGNFAGFASEDKASGFEETLGLVARFHIRGSFPFSSGSHCTYCSFSSACRRLHPPSDQREQLDIDGRRIRSVKLKSLKAPLVPDEIAPGAADG, encoded by the coding sequence TTGAAACTCCATCAGCACCACGATCCACTCGGGCTTGAGCAACGACTGCTGGATCGCCTGGTGTCGCTGCGCGATGAGGGTTCGGGTCCCCTGCTGATCATCGTCCCGACCCGCCAACTCTGCGACCATCTCTCACGAAGACTGCTGGAGCGATCTCCGGCGTGGCTGGGGGTCGAGATCGAACCCGTCGGTGCACTGGTTTGCAACATCCTCGCCGGCGAGGGGCTGGATCGCCGGGAGACCCTGGCAGAGTCGCAACTCGAGATGCTTGCGGAACGACACCTCCGTTCGACCGGAAGTCGGGACGAATGGTCGGCGTTCCTTCGTCGCCGTCCGAGAGCGCTCCGCCGGATGATGGCGGCCTTGAAAGATCTGCGCGAGGCGGATGTACCCGCGGCGGATGTCCGCGCCTCCGCAACGACCGAATCCGAAAACTCCCTGGCAACCTGGTACGACTGGTATCGCGAGACGATCGCCGAACAGGAGCAGGCGGGGCGTCTCGACGGCGCAGCTTCTGTCCAATCGGCGACATCGCTGGCGCGCGGATGGGCCGAACGTTACACGTCGATCCTGATCCACGGAGCCTACGACTGGATCGGCATCAACCTGAAGCTGTTCCAGCAACTGTCGCTCGGAGCGGCGGTGGAGCTCTTCCTGCCGTTCACACCGGGCCTCGCCGCAACGACGACTGCCGAGACATTCTGGGCTCGTTTCGGCGAGACTTCGCTCGGTGATATTCAGGTCTCTGAACCACCGCCAACGGACGACCCGCGATACGACCTCGCCATCCTGTTTGACGAGGACACCGATGCGACCGGCACCTATCCGGTAGCGATCGAGATGCTGGACTGTCAGGGCCCCCGTGCCGAGGTCGAGACGGCTATCGGACTCATGCAAGCGGCGATTCTGGACGGCGTCTCGGTCGATGAAGTGGTCCTTGTCGCCCGTGGGATCGATGCGTACGCGCCCAGTCTGGAAGCGATCCTCACCGAACAGGAGATTCCGTTCTCGTCCACCCATCGTGACACCCTGGCGCGAGTTCCATGGGTTCGCGAACTTCTGACGCTGATACGGGTCGTGCGTGAAGACTTCCCGCGCGCGACGACGATCGAGCTGCTGCAGTCGCGTCATATCGATCTGTCTTCCCTCTGCGGCGGCGCCGCGCTCCCCGGAGCCATCGCCGTCGAGGCGTGGAGTCGTGAGAACGGGGTCGTCGGAGGACGCGACGGCTGGGAAGAGGCGCTGGCCTCCTCGCCCGACGACAAGAGACCGGAACGCTTACTCGAATTCATCGAAGCCGTTCACGGGGCGATTGAACCGAACAGAGATCGCCGTTGGGCCGAGTGGGTGGAGCTGTTTCGCCGGGTCGTCGCACCGGTGGGGCAGGATTCGTGGAATACGGTGCTCGAGGAGATGGCTGGGCTCGCCGCTCTCCTGAAAGACGAGGTCGTCGGCTTCGGCGCTGCAACCCAGTGGCTCGAACAGGCCGTCGAGCGAACGGAGTATCAGCCGTTCGGCGCAAGGGACGGCTTGCGAATCCTCGATCTTCAACAACTTCGTGGCCAGACCGCCGACGTGGTGATCGGAATCGGGTTCCACGCCGGTCAGTTCCCGGCCTCGGTTCGGGAGGATCCGATCCTCGGTGAGGACCTTCGCCAACGACTGCAGCATCAAGGCCATCCGATATCGCTCCGAAACGAATCGGGCCTCGAGGAGCGACAGTTGTTGGTCGCCCTCGTCGGTGCCGCTCGCAGACGACTGATTCTCATCCGTCAGCGCGCGAACGATGCCGGACAGACCGTGGCTCCGTCTTCGTACGCCCGGCAACTGGACCGCCTGCAGAGCGTCCCGATGCTCGCATCGCGAGTTCCGTCCCACCCCCGTCACGCCCTGGAGCATGCGGTGTCGACGCGACAGATCCTCGATCCCAACGGGCTCTGGCTTCTGCGCGCCTTCCGCTCTCGCAATCGAGAGGACGACCGAGAACGACTGTGCTCTGCCCCCGAGTGGTCGGATGGGATGAGGATGATCGAGCAGACGGAGGACTTCTCCGGGGACGCCGGCATATTCGATGCGCGAGTGAAGCCGCGAGTGACGGAGGAACTCAGTGTCTCCGCGTTCGAACTGCTTGGGAAATGCCCGCTTCAGTACTGGTTCCGCCACGTCCTTGGCGTTCGCGCCCTGGACGAATCACCGCTCTTCGATAGCCTTTCCCATCGCACGATGGGGAGCGCGGTTCACGCATTACTGCAGCAGTGCCAGCCAATCCTGTTCAAGGAACGTCCCGACGTCGACCGGAACCGCGTCGAGGCCGTGATCGACCGACATTGGCCCGATACGGTGGGTGCCCTCGGCCGCCGACTCGCACGAGAGCTACCGGCACTCTGGAAATGGGAGGAGCAGCGCTGGCGACGAGCGATCGTCGATTTTGTCTGTGGCGACCTCGCGAGGATGGCCGTGGACAAGTGGCAGACGATTGAGGTGGAACAGCCTCTCGAGTTCACGCTGTCGGTGGGTGATCGGACCGTTACACTCCTTGGTCGTCTCGATCGGATTCTCACGGGGCGTGGCGAGGATGGTGGCACCACCACTCTCATCGGCGACTACAAGACGTCAAGATCGGTCAAGGATCTGGTCTCGCCCTCGAAGATTCTCCGTGCGGAGCATCTTCAGTCGGCGCTCTATTGGCGAGGGGTCGAAGGCGCGCCCGTGGAAATGCTGGCGATCTCGCCCGACGTCAAGCCCGGTCCACGTGATGCTATTGGGAACTTCGCCGGATTCGCCTCGGAAGACAAAGCCTCCGGATTCGAGGAGACCCTCGGGCTCGTCGCCCGTTTCCATATTCGAGGCAGTTTCCCGTTCTCCAGCGGTAGCCACTGCACGTACTGCTCGTTCTCTTCCGCCTGCCGACGATTGCACCCCCCGTCCGATCAACGCGAGCAGCTGGACATCGACGGGCGGCGGATCCGATCGGTCAAACTCAAATCGCTGAAGGCACCCCTCGTACCCGACGAGATTGCACCGGGAGCCGCGGATGGCTAA
- a CDS encoding DUF4198 domain-containing protein produces MLRRMVRLLWISFFVTQLSAAESWLEFHPTHPGSTETVQVNLRPSSARWTVARFQHLTKRSRENLSLGSDHSIELTLADPGVALLACDTRDSDSSGERYAKALIVPAGARAGGSLHWSEVGQRLEIVPQTDPVDLATRGGDVTLQVLHEREPLSDSHVIAHPINDPDASLRVMTDEIGLVRFTPPAAGVWVFSVVHDTTCRDCRSGLRRLRSSLTLAVGTR; encoded by the coding sequence GTGTTGCGTCGCATGGTTCGTCTCCTGTGGATTTCGTTCTTCGTAACCCAGCTGAGCGCCGCGGAGTCCTGGCTCGAGTTTCACCCGACTCACCCGGGCTCGACCGAGACGGTCCAGGTCAACCTGCGACCGTCGTCGGCACGTTGGACCGTCGCGCGATTCCAGCATCTCACCAAGCGCTCCAGGGAGAACCTATCGCTGGGGAGCGACCACTCGATCGAGCTGACGCTCGCCGATCCGGGTGTTGCGTTACTGGCCTGCGATACCCGGGACAGCGACAGTTCCGGCGAGCGCTACGCGAAGGCCCTCATCGTCCCTGCAGGCGCGCGCGCGGGTGGATCCCTGCATTGGTCGGAAGTCGGGCAGCGTCTCGAGATCGTTCCTCAAACGGACCCCGTGGATCTGGCGACACGTGGAGGTGATGTGACTCTTCAGGTCCTCCATGAGCGTGAACCCCTGTCGGACTCTCACGTGATCGCTCACCCCATCAATGACCCCGATGCGTCGCTCCGCGTGATGACCGATGAAATCGGTCTGGTTCGCTTCACGCCACCTGCAGCGGGAGTCTGGGTTTTTTCGGTCGTTCACGACACGACCTGTCGAGACTGTCGGAGCGGCCTGCGTCGGCTTCGGTCAAGTCTCACCCTGGCGGTCGGGACTCGATGA